From the genome of Vicia villosa cultivar HV-30 ecotype Madison, WI linkage group LG2, Vvil1.0, whole genome shotgun sequence, one region includes:
- the LOC131651679 gene encoding vesicle transport v-SNARE 12-like yields the protein MSQVFEGYERQYCELSANLSRKCSSASLLSDKEEKLQKISEIKTGIDDADVLIRKMDLEARSLQPSVKAMLLAKLREYKSDLNNLKKEFKRLTSPTADQAARDDLLETGRADAYLASSDQRERLTMSVERLNESSDRIRESHRTVLETEELGVSILQDLHQQRETLLSSHKRLHGVDNAIDKSKKVLTTMSRRITRNKWIVGSLIGALVFAVVVILFYKLSR from the exons ATGAGTCAAGTCTTTGAAGGATACGAACGCCAATATTGCGAACTCTCTGCTAATCTCTCACGTAAATGCAGTTCCGCTTCTCTTCTTTCTGACAAAG AAGAGAAGCTGCAAAAAATTTCTGAGATCAAAACTGGAATTGATGACGCAGATGTTCTG ATTCGGAAGATGGACCTTGAGGCAAGAAGTCTGCAGCCAAGTGTAAAAGCAATGCTTCTTGCAAAGTTGAGGGAATATAAATCTGATCTAAACAACTTGAAAAAGGAGTTTAAAAGATTAACATCTCCCACTGCTGATCAGGCTGCCCGGGACGATTTGTTGGAGACCGGAAGGGCAGATGCATATTTG GCATCTTCTGATCAGAGAGAAAGATTAACTATGTCAGTGGAGAGATTAAATGAGTCGAGTGATAGAATCAGGGAGAGCCACAGAACAGTGCTGGAGACCGAAGAACTCGGCGTCTCAATCCTCCAAGATTTACACCAGCAGCGCGAGACTCTCCTGAGCTCCCATAAAAGG CTTCATGGGGTGGATAATGCTATTGACAAGAGTAAGAAAGTTTTAACCACCATGTCACGGAGAATAACAAGAAACAAATGGATTGTTGGATCTTTGATTGGAGCTCTTGTTTTTGCAGTAGTTGTTATTCTGTTTTACAAGCTATCGCGTTAG